One Acutalibacter muris DNA window includes the following coding sequences:
- the murD gene encoding UDP-N-acetylmuramoyl-L-alanine--D-glutamate ligase, giving the protein MDATAFFKSIAGKRVAFCGIGRSHMPLMELFKKHEAIVSARDRRSFQELGENGRILQDLGIDLILGKDYLHDLNEDIIFRTPGMPFHLPELEAARKHGQAVTSEMELFFKLCPCKIYAVTGSDGKTTTTTLLSEFLKAEGKTVHLGGNIGRPLLPEIESISPDHVVVAELSSFQLISMRQGPDVAVVTNLAPNHLDIHKDMEEYVDAKKNLVLHQDGFSRTVLNADNEITAGFKDLVRGDCWQFSRVTEPARGAFCDGEKITVNGQPLMNVGEIKLPGWHNVENYMAAIAAAWGDVSPENMRKVAREFGGVEHRMEFVRELGGVKYYNDSIASSPSRTISGTLSCYDKNLILICGGYDKHIPYDPLGTPICERVKELILMGDTAEKIEQAVVSCPEYSEGLPSIHHVSDMPGAVALAHKLAAPGDVVSLSPASASFDLYPGFEARGRHFKELVNRL; this is encoded by the coding sequence ATGGACGCCACAGCGTTTTTCAAGAGCATAGCTGGCAAACGTGTCGCCTTCTGCGGCATAGGACGCAGCCATATGCCCCTTATGGAGCTCTTTAAGAAGCATGAGGCGATAGTCTCTGCCCGGGACCGCCGCAGTTTCCAGGAGCTGGGGGAAAACGGCCGGATACTCCAGGACCTTGGCATAGATCTGATACTGGGCAAGGATTACCTCCATGATCTTAATGAGGATATAATTTTCCGCACCCCGGGTATGCCCTTCCATCTGCCGGAGCTGGAGGCCGCCCGCAAGCACGGCCAGGCGGTCACCAGCGAGATGGAGCTCTTCTTTAAGCTCTGCCCCTGCAAGATATATGCTGTCACCGGCAGCGACGGTAAGACCACCACCACCACCCTCCTCTCGGAGTTTTTAAAGGCCGAGGGTAAGACCGTGCACCTGGGTGGGAATATAGGCAGGCCCCTGCTGCCGGAGATAGAGTCCATCTCCCCGGACCATGTAGTGGTGGCCGAGCTCTCCAGCTTCCAACTAATCTCCATGCGCCAGGGCCCGGACGTGGCCGTGGTCACCAACCTTGCCCCCAACCACCTGGACATACACAAGGACATGGAAGAGTATGTGGACGCGAAGAAGAACCTTGTCCTGCACCAGGACGGCTTTTCCCGCACGGTATTAAACGCCGATAATGAGATAACCGCCGGCTTTAAGGACCTTGTGCGCGGGGACTGCTGGCAGTTCTCCCGAGTGACCGAGCCCGCCCGGGGGGCCTTTTGTGACGGCGAAAAGATAACGGTGAACGGCCAGCCGCTTATGAACGTTGGGGAAATAAAGCTTCCCGGCTGGCACAACGTGGAAAACTACATGGCCGCCATAGCCGCCGCATGGGGTGACGTGTCCCCGGAGAATATGCGCAAGGTGGCAAGGGAGTTCGGCGGCGTTGAGCATAGGATGGAGTTTGTGCGGGAGCTGGGCGGGGTAAAATACTATAACGACTCCATTGCCAGCTCCCCCAGCCGGACTATCTCCGGGACCCTTAGCTGCTATGACAAAAACCTGATACTCATCTGCGGCGGCTATGACAAGCATATCCCCTATGATCCCCTGGGCACACCCATATGTGAGCGTGTGAAGGAGCTGATACTCATGGGCGACACGGCGGAAAAGATAGAGCAGGCCGTAGTCTCCTGCCCAGAGTACAGCGAGGGCCTTCCCAGTATCCACCATGTAAGCGATATGCCAGGGGCCGTTGCCCTGGCCCATAAGCTGGCCGCCCCTGGGGACGTGGTATCCCTGTCCCCGGCCTCGGCCTCCTTTGACCTGTACCCGGGCTTCGAGGCCCGAGGGCGGCACTTCAAGGAGCTTGTGAACCGGCTTTAA
- the cdd gene encoding cytidine deaminase, which yields MKLSEGKARELISQALKARESSYCPYSNFAVGTALLCNDGTVYTGCNVETAAFNGCCAERTAIFSAVADGHRNFAAIAVAGAGKEQEPDFFCTPCGVCRQVMREFCKPDFEIIMTDGKDIKVMTLEELLPMAFGPDDLA from the coding sequence ATGAAGCTATCCGAAGGAAAAGCGAGGGAGCTAATATCCCAGGCGCTGAAAGCCCGGGAGAGCTCCTACTGCCCCTACTCGAATTTCGCCGTAGGCACGGCGCTGCTCTGCAATGACGGCACGGTATACACCGGCTGCAACGTGGAGACCGCCGCCTTCAACGGCTGCTGCGCCGAGCGCACGGCCATCTTCTCCGCCGTGGCGGACGGACATAGAAATTTTGCCGCTATAGCCGTAGCGGGGGCCGGGAAGGAGCAGGAACCCGACTTCTTCTGCACCCCCTGCGGCGTGTGCAGGCAGGTGATGCGGGAGTTCTGCAAGCCGGATTTCGAGATAATCATGACCGACGGCAAGGATATAAAAGTTATGACCCTTGAGGAACTCTTACCCATGGCCTTTGGGCCCGACGACTTGGCGTAA
- a CDS encoding NAD-dependent protein deacylase, translating to MPDINALKSWLKESRHTVFLGGAGVSTASGIPDFRSAHGLYMQKKSGISYEEMLSIDYYRAHTEEFYDFLRKVMLYPDAKPNPAHYALSKLEREGLLEVVITQNIDGLHQMAGSKNVIELHGNENRYICVKCGKVYDMRYVMDCKGIPLCSCGGVLKPDVVLYGEALKERDLGRAVQYAYDADLMIVGGTSLVVYPVAGLVQYLCKEAKLVILNRDPTPYDSRAQLILREDLAEVLADTADL from the coding sequence ATGCCTGATATCAACGCACTGAAAAGCTGGCTTAAAGAGAGTAGGCACACCGTGTTCCTGGGGGGTGCGGGCGTTTCCACCGCCAGCGGTATCCCGGACTTTCGCAGCGCCCACGGGCTGTATATGCAGAAAAAGTCCGGCATATCCTATGAGGAGATGCTGTCAATAGATTACTACCGCGCCCACACAGAGGAGTTTTACGACTTTTTAAGGAAGGTCATGCTCTATCCCGACGCAAAACCCAACCCCGCCCACTATGCCCTCTCTAAGCTTGAGCGGGAGGGCTTGCTGGAGGTGGTGATAACACAGAACATAGACGGCCTGCACCAGATGGCGGGCAGCAAAAATGTCATAGAGCTCCATGGCAACGAGAACCGCTATATCTGCGTAAAGTGCGGCAAAGTCTACGATATGCGCTACGTGATGGACTGCAAGGGTATACCCCTCTGCTCCTGCGGCGGGGTGCTCAAGCCCGATGTGGTGCTCTACGGCGAGGCTTTGAAGGAGCGTGACCTGGGCCGGGCGGTGCAGTACGCCTATGACGCGGACCTGATGATAGTTGGCGGTACTTCTTTGGTGGTATATCCGGTGGCAGGGCTGGTGCAGTACCTTTGTAAGGAGGCGAAGCTTGTGATACTCAACCGGGACCCCACCCCCTATGACAGCCGCGCCCAGCTTATCCTCAGGGAGGATTTAGCCGAAGTGCTGGCAGATACGGCGGATTTGTAA
- a CDS encoding penicillin-binding transpeptidase domain-containing protein produces MKTVGLRSIVLYILLFAFLGGVGWLVLNLFIRGSQWAAQPYNAHIYVDGSLGDIEDRDGNVLAHTENGQRTYSESETTRRALLHTVGDTKGFISTSIQYTLQDKLTGYNPIFGLNRTVFSDLGSTVKLTLDSGACTAAYNAMEGHNGGAIFYNYKTGDILCKVSAPGYDPMNVPENIDSDPEYKGAYLDNTLSGAFTPGSTFKLVTSLAAMEKWPDTWTELYYDCYESEEIGGSNITCLGYHGEQDMQTALGNSCNLYFAKLANDIGAEDLQKTAEKLGFNKSLDFSSIEIAESECKLSGANPNQLGWAGVGQHTVLVNPYHMMTVMGAIANGGTYVQPRLTEDGGLFGGGSATGGSLMTAAQANNLKAMMRDTVSGYYGDWLFPEGLNVCAKTGTGEVSETQEPNCWMVGFCDNDNYPIAFAVLVEESNNSLGAAGGVVSAVLKELIY; encoded by the coding sequence ATGAAAACTGTTGGCCTGCGCTCTATCGTGCTGTATATCCTGCTGTTCGCCTTTCTGGGCGGCGTGGGCTGGCTGGTGCTGAACCTGTTTATACGCGGCAGCCAGTGGGCCGCGCAGCCCTATAACGCCCATATTTACGTGGACGGCTCCCTGGGAGACATCGAGGACAGGGACGGCAATGTTTTAGCCCATACCGAGAACGGCCAGCGCACCTACAGCGAAAGCGAGACCACCCGCCGGGCGCTTTTGCACACCGTGGGCGACACCAAGGGGTTCATCAGTACAAGCATCCAGTACACCCTGCAGGATAAGCTCACCGGCTATAACCCCATCTTCGGCCTTAACCGCACCGTCTTTTCGGACCTTGGCAGCACCGTAAAGCTCACCCTGGATTCGGGGGCCTGCACCGCGGCATATAACGCCATGGAGGGTCATAACGGCGGGGCCATCTTCTATAACTACAAGACCGGCGATATCCTCTGCAAGGTCAGCGCCCCGGGCTATGACCCCATGAACGTGCCGGAGAACATCGACAGCGACCCGGAATATAAGGGGGCGTACCTGGACAACACTCTCTCCGGGGCCTTTACCCCGGGCAGTACCTTCAAGCTGGTGACCTCCCTGGCCGCCATGGAGAAGTGGCCGGACACCTGGACGGAGCTTTACTATGACTGCTATGAGAGCGAGGAGATTGGAGGCAGCAATATCACCTGCCTCGGGTACCATGGGGAGCAGGATATGCAGACGGCCCTTGGAAACTCCTGCAACCTGTACTTCGCGAAGCTGGCAAATGATATCGGGGCGGAGGACCTGCAAAAGACGGCGGAGAAGCTGGGCTTCAATAAGTCTCTGGATTTCAGTTCCATTGAGATAGCCGAGAGCGAGTGTAAGCTCTCCGGCGCGAACCCCAACCAGCTGGGCTGGGCCGGGGTGGGCCAGCACACGGTGCTTGTGAACCCATATCACATGATGACAGTGATGGGGGCCATAGCAAACGGCGGCACATACGTGCAGCCCCGGCTCACCGAGGACGGCGGCCTGTTCGGGGGCGGCAGCGCCACCGGAGGCAGCCTTATGACCGCAGCCCAGGCCAATAACCTTAAAGCCATGATGCGGGACACTGTCTCCGGCTATTACGGCGACTGGCTTTTCCCCGAGGGGCTTAACGTCTGCGCCAAGACCGGCACAGGCGAGGTCAGCGAAACCCAGGAGCCCAACTGCTGGATGGTGGGCTTCTGCGACAATGACAACTATCCCATCGCCTTCGCCGTGCTGGTGGAGGAGAGCAACAACAGCCTTGGGGCCGCGGGCGGCGTTGTGAGCGCGGTGCTCAAGGAGCTTATATACTGA
- a CDS encoding ABC transporter ATP-binding protein, with product MEESLNRRQKGLVRRFLPYFRKYVWVMVFDLFCAALTTVCELTLPLLMRYVTDMGINDLGALTLQVVIRIGMLYLFLCLVDAGATFFRASIGHIMGARMETDMRTELFAHLQKLSFNYFDNMKVGQIMSRITSDLFDVTEFAHHCPEEIFMATIKIVGAFIILCGMSVPLTLIVFSVVPFMVLAAAYFNMKMRSQFRQQRSQIGEINAQVEDSLLGVRVVKSFANEGVETEKFEAGNKKFFNIKRGRYYLMGGFEATNRMFDGLMHFLVLLVGAIFMINGSVQPADLVAYMLYVGTLITSIRQLVQFAEQFQQGMTGIERFFQILDADVDIFDEPGAKPLEIKEGGVHFEHVGFSYADDGRQVLSEINLDVKPGQNVALVGPSGSGKTTLCNLIPRFYDVTEGRINIDGQDIKNVTLKSLREQIGFVQQDVYLFSGTVFENIEYGRPGATRDQVIAAAKQAGAHGFITELSNGYDTYVGERGVKLSGGQKQRISIARAFLKNPPIMILDEATSALDNESEKIVQESLEKLSKGRTTFTIAHRLSTIKNATVILVLTEKGIEEKGTHGELMAKGGVYYNLYNTYSGDKED from the coding sequence ATGGAGGAAAGCCTCAATAGACGTCAGAAGGGCCTTGTAAGAAGGTTCCTGCCATATTTCAGAAAGTACGTATGGGTGATGGTCTTCGACCTGTTCTGCGCCGCGCTCACTACGGTCTGCGAGCTTACACTGCCGCTTTTAATGCGGTACGTGACGGATATGGGCATAAACGACCTGGGGGCCCTGACCTTGCAGGTGGTCATAAGGATAGGTATGCTCTATCTGTTCCTGTGCCTTGTGGACGCGGGGGCCACCTTCTTCCGGGCCTCCATCGGCCATATAATGGGCGCGAGGATGGAGACGGATATGCGCACCGAGCTCTTTGCCCACCTGCAAAAGCTCAGCTTCAACTACTTTGACAACATGAAGGTGGGACAGATAATGTCCCGCATAACCTCGGACCTCTTCGATGTGACGGAATTCGCCCACCACTGTCCCGAGGAGATATTCATGGCAACGATAAAAATTGTGGGCGCGTTTATCATCCTTTGCGGTATGAGTGTGCCGCTGACGCTGATAGTCTTTTCCGTGGTGCCCTTCATGGTGCTGGCCGCCGCCTATTTCAACATGAAGATGCGCAGCCAGTTCCGCCAGCAGCGCAGCCAGATAGGCGAGATAAACGCCCAGGTGGAGGACAGCCTTCTGGGTGTGCGGGTGGTGAAATCCTTCGCCAACGAGGGCGTGGAGACCGAGAAGTTCGAGGCAGGCAACAAAAAGTTCTTCAACATCAAGCGGGGCCGATACTACCTGATGGGCGGCTTCGAGGCCACAAACCGTATGTTCGACGGCCTTATGCACTTCCTGGTGCTGTTAGTGGGCGCTATATTCATGATAAACGGCAGCGTCCAGCCCGCGGACCTGGTGGCCTATATGCTCTACGTGGGCACCCTCATTACCTCCATCCGCCAGCTGGTCCAGTTTGCCGAGCAGTTCCAGCAGGGCATGACCGGCATCGAGCGCTTCTTCCAGATACTGGACGCGGACGTGGACATCTTTGACGAGCCCGGTGCGAAGCCCCTTGAGATAAAGGAGGGCGGCGTCCACTTCGAGCACGTGGGCTTCTCCTATGCCGACGACGGCAGGCAGGTGCTCAGCGAGATAAACCTGGACGTAAAACCCGGCCAGAACGTGGCCTTAGTGGGGCCCTCCGGCAGCGGCAAGACCACCCTGTGCAACCTTATCCCCCGCTTCTACGACGTGACCGAGGGCCGCATAAACATCGACGGCCAGGACATCAAAAACGTCACCCTCAAGTCCCTTCGGGAGCAGATAGGCTTTGTGCAGCAGGACGTATACCTGTTTTCCGGCACCGTCTTTGAGAACATCGAGTACGGCAGGCCCGGGGCCACCCGGGACCAGGTCATAGCCGCCGCCAAACAGGCCGGGGCCCACGGCTTCATAACCGAGCTCAGCAATGGGTATGATACATACGTGGGTGAGCGGGGCGTAAAGCTTTCCGGCGGACAGAAGCAGAGGATAAGCATCGCCCGGGCGTTCCTTAAAAACCCGCCCATCATGATACTGGACGAGGCCACCTCGGCCCTTGACAACGAGAGCGAGAAGATAGTGCAGGAGTCCTTGGAGAAGCTCTCAAAGGGCCGCACCACCTTCACCATTGCCCATAGGCTTTCCACCATCAAGAACGCCACGGTGATACTTGTGCTCACGGAAAAGGGCATTGAGGAAAAGGGCACCCATGGAGAGCTCATGGCAAAGGGCGGCGTGTACTATAATCTATACAACACCTACAGCGGAGACAAGGAGGATTAA
- a CDS encoding exodeoxyribonuclease III, with amino-acid sequence MKLISWNVNGLRACMGKGFMDVIEQEQPDAICLQETKMLREQADFQFPGYLEYWNSAEKKGYSGTAIFTSTEPISAAYGIGCEDYDREGRAITLEYESFCLVTIYTPNSQRGLERLPFRMVFEDKLREYLYRLREKKPVVVCGDLNVAHRPIDLKNDKSNIGNAGYTYEERGKFSELLASGMTDTFRYLYPDKEEAYSWWSYRSNSRENNTGWRIDYFLCDKRLESRIEDSLILPQYTGSDHCPVCLILKEDENA; translated from the coding sequence ATGAAGCTTATCTCATGGAATGTAAACGGTCTTAGGGCCTGTATGGGCAAGGGGTTCATGGACGTTATAGAGCAGGAGCAGCCCGACGCCATATGCTTACAAGAGACTAAAATGCTCCGGGAGCAGGCGGACTTCCAATTCCCCGGCTACCTTGAATACTGGAACTCCGCCGAGAAGAAGGGCTATTCCGGCACGGCCATTTTTACCAGCACCGAGCCCATAAGCGCAGCCTACGGCATAGGCTGCGAGGACTACGACCGGGAGGGCCGGGCTATCACCCTGGAGTATGAGAGCTTCTGCCTGGTGACAATATACACCCCCAACTCCCAGCGGGGCCTGGAGCGGCTGCCCTTCCGCATGGTCTTTGAGGACAAGCTTCGGGAGTACCTCTATAGGCTCCGGGAGAAAAAGCCCGTGGTGGTCTGCGGGGATCTGAACGTGGCCCACAGGCCTATAGATTTGAAGAACGACAAGTCAAACATCGGCAACGCGGGCTACACCTATGAGGAGCGGGGCAAGTTCAGCGAATTACTTGCCAGCGGCATGACAGATACCTTCCGCTATCTGTACCCGGACAAAGAGGAGGCGTATTCCTGGTGGAGCTACCGCAGCAACTCCCGGGAGAACAACACAGGCTGGCGCATCGACTATTTCCTCTGTGACAAGCGCCTGGAAAGCAGGATAGAGGACAGCCTGATACTGCCTCAGTACACGGGCAGCGACCACTGTCCGGTCTGCCTTATCTTAAAGGAGGACGAAAATGCCTGA
- a CDS encoding peptidylprolyl isomerase: protein MQNPIVTIETNQGIIKVELYPEIAPNTVNNFISLVKKGFYDGTIFHRVIPGFMIQGGDPEGTGMGGPGYGIKGEFAANGTQNPLKHTTGVISMARSQMPDSAGSQFFIMVADAAYLDGQYAAFGKVTEGQEVADAIAHASRDRDDRPDSDQIMEKVTVETFGQEYPEPKVGPEY, encoded by the coding sequence TTGCAGAATCCCATCGTCACCATTGAGACAAACCAGGGCATTATCAAGGTGGAACTCTACCCCGAGATTGCTCCCAACACGGTGAACAATTTTATCTCCCTTGTAAAAAAGGGCTTTTATGACGGCACCATATTCCACCGGGTCATCCCCGGCTTCATGATACAGGGCGGCGACCCCGAGGGCACCGGTATGGGCGGCCCGGGCTACGGCATAAAGGGCGAGTTTGCCGCCAACGGCACCCAGAACCCCTTAAAACATACCACCGGCGTTATCTCCATGGCCCGCTCCCAGATGCCCGACAGCGCGGGCAGCCAGTTCTTCATAATGGTGGCGGACGCGGCGTACCTTGACGGCCAGTACGCCGCCTTCGGCAAGGTCACCGAGGGCCAGGAGGTGGCCGACGCCATCGCCCACGCGAGCCGCGACCGGGACGACAGGCCCGACTCCGACCAGATAATGGAGAAGGTCACTGTTGAGACCTTCGGCCAGGAGTACCCGGAGCCCAAGGTGGGCCCGGAATACTAA
- a CDS encoding sugar kinase, which yields MKVLLIGESMGLFMAEEPGPLYKAHRFISSIAGAEYNVAVGLSRLGHTPVYCTRLGEDPIGRQILDGMAENHIDTGLVSRTNEQPTGLMLKGSTQEGDPEIAYYRQGSAASKMAPRDVDRLDLSGIDWLHVTGIFPAVSDSAMSATVRLLDRVSALGIPVSFDPNLRPQLWPDERTMVSALNRLAGYAQVVLPGIGEGKLLTGHGHERDIAAYYHSRGAPSVIVKLGGDGAYYSANSGGSGYASGIEVERIVDTVGAGDGFAVGVISALIEGLPLSEAARRGNAIGAIQISHKSDNEGLPTREELRAVLAAGKVCAR from the coding sequence ATGAAAGTATTACTGATAGGGGAGTCCATGGGCCTGTTTATGGCAGAGGAGCCGGGCCCTCTTTATAAGGCCCACCGCTTTATAAGCTCCATTGCCGGAGCGGAGTACAACGTGGCCGTGGGACTCTCTCGGCTGGGCCATACCCCGGTGTACTGCACACGGCTGGGGGAAGACCCCATAGGTCGGCAGATACTTGACGGCATGGCCGAAAACCATATAGACACGGGGCTGGTCTCGCGTACCAACGAACAGCCCACCGGCCTGATGCTCAAGGGCAGCACACAGGAGGGCGACCCAGAGATAGCCTACTACCGCCAGGGCTCGGCGGCCTCCAAAATGGCCCCCCGGGACGTGGATAGGCTGGACCTCTCCGGCATAGATTGGCTGCACGTCACAGGCATATTCCCCGCCGTATCGGACAGCGCCATGTCCGCCACAGTGCGTCTCTTGGACAGGGTCTCAGCCCTGGGCATACCTGTAAGCTTCGACCCCAACCTGCGGCCCCAGCTCTGGCCGGACGAAAGGACCATGGTCAGCGCCCTGAACCGGCTGGCGGGCTACGCCCAGGTGGTGCTGCCGGGCATAGGCGAGGGAAAGCTTCTGACTGGGCATGGGCACGAGCGGGACATCGCCGCGTATTATCACAGCAGGGGGGCCCCTTCGGTGATAGTGAAGCTGGGGGGCGATGGCGCGTACTACTCCGCCAACTCCGGCGGCAGCGGCTATGCCTCCGGCATAGAGGTGGAGCGGATAGTGGACACCGTGGGGGCCGGTGACGGCTTCGCAGTGGGGGTCATAAGCGCCCTTATAGAGGGCCTGCCCCTCAGTGAAGCCGCCCGCCGGGGCAACGCCATCGGGGCCATACAGATAAGCCATAAGAGCGACAATGAGGGCCTCCCCACCCGGGAGGAGCTGAGGGCGGTCTTAGCCGCCGGAAAGGTGTGTGCAAGATGA
- a CDS encoding type I phosphomannose isomerase catalytic subunit: MKIEKLTPAFKDYLWGGTKLRDVYRKPCDFDKVAESWELSTHPAGESRISGGEFDGMTLNEYFKAHPEVLGENVRRFDNFPVLIKLIDAKSPLSIQVHPSDEYALEHEHEYGKTEMWYIVDCDPGASLYFGVNRAITPEEFRKRIEDNTVEEVLNRAQVHPGDVFFIEAGTLHAIGAGILICEIQQNSNCTYRVYDYGRLGADGKPRELHIEKALAVSKLTPAEGAGAVPEEKAISGGSAARLGQCKYFTTDRYTVDSEICLDVGGCSFMSLTAVKGSGQIIGPENTVEFATGDTVFIPADTGAVTVKGKSALVAVSVKGE, translated from the coding sequence ATGAAGATAGAAAAGCTTACCCCGGCCTTTAAGGACTACCTCTGGGGCGGCACGAAGCTGCGGGACGTTTACCGTAAGCCCTGTGATTTTGACAAGGTGGCCGAGAGCTGGGAGCTGTCCACCCACCCGGCGGGCGAGAGCCGTATCTCCGGCGGGGAGTTTGACGGCATGACGCTCAACGAATACTTTAAGGCTCACCCTGAGGTGTTGGGGGAAAACGTGCGGAGGTTCGATAACTTCCCGGTGCTTATAAAGCTTATAGACGCCAAATCCCCTCTGTCCATACAGGTGCACCCCAGCGACGAATACGCCCTGGAGCACGAGCACGAGTACGGCAAGACCGAGATGTGGTATATTGTGGACTGCGACCCCGGGGCCAGCCTGTACTTCGGCGTGAACCGGGCCATTACCCCAGAGGAGTTCAGAAAGCGCATTGAGGACAACACTGTGGAGGAGGTGCTCAACCGGGCACAGGTCCACCCCGGGGATGTGTTCTTTATAGAAGCCGGGACTTTGCACGCCATCGGCGCGGGCATACTGATTTGCGAGATACAGCAGAACTCCAACTGCACCTATAGGGTCTATGACTACGGCCGCCTGGGGGCAGACGGAAAGCCCCGGGAGCTGCACATAGAGAAGGCCCTGGCGGTAAGTAAGCTCACCCCCGCAGAGGGCGCGGGCGCTGTTCCGGAGGAGAAAGCCATCAGCGGCGGCAGCGCGGCTCGGCTCGGGCAGTGTAAGTATTTCACCACCGACCGCTATACGGTGGACAGCGAGATTTGCCTTGATGTGGGCGGCTGCTCCTTCATGTCCCTGACAGCCGTTAAGGGCAGCGGCCAGATCATAGGCCCGGAGAACACCGTGGAGTTTGCCACCGGGGACACCGTATTCATACCGGCGGACACCGGCGCGGTCACGGTAAAGGGTAAATCCGCCTTAGTGGCTGTGAGCGTAAAGGGAGAGTAA
- a CDS encoding pyrimidine-nucleoside phosphorylase, producing MRMYDILHKKREGGELSTEEISWLVRAVTEGSVPDYQISALLMAIYFKGMTPDETVDLTWEMARSGDMADLSPIPGAKVDKHSTGGVGDKTSLIVGPIAAACGVKIAKMSGRGLGHTGGTVDKLESIPGLCMDIPRERFYEIVNRTGIAIVGQSGSLCPADKKLYALRDVTATVDSLPLIAASIMSKKLAAGADAILLDVKLGSGAFMKTLPEAVELAKLMVDTGNKAGRRTAALITDMDMPLGRCIGNALEVREAVEILHGTGDKRLTELCLELSAGMIVLAGLAETREDALSKAREAIRTGRAFKVLCDMVSAQGGDSSCLEDTGKLPLSPCGLTVTAAESGYIAALDAEACGLAAMELGAGRESKEDEIDYGAGIELLANKGSKVEQGQPIARLYAGSEGRCERAKERFLSALSIEKEEPEARPLIIERIGI from the coding sequence ATGCGTATGTACGATATCCTCCACAAGAAACGCGAGGGCGGAGAGCTTTCCACAGAGGAGATAAGCTGGCTGGTAAGGGCCGTCACGGAGGGCTCTGTGCCCGACTACCAGATATCCGCCCTATTGATGGCCATATACTTTAAGGGCATGACCCCCGATGAGACCGTGGACCTCACCTGGGAGATGGCCCGCTCCGGGGACATGGCGGACCTGTCCCCCATACCCGGGGCCAAGGTGGACAAGCATTCCACCGGCGGGGTGGGCGACAAGACCTCGCTGATAGTGGGACCCATCGCCGCCGCCTGCGGGGTGAAGATAGCGAAGATGAGCGGCCGGGGGTTGGGCCATACTGGCGGCACGGTGGACAAGCTGGAGAGCATACCGGGCCTCTGTATGGATATCCCCCGGGAGAGGTTCTATGAGATAGTGAACAGGACCGGCATAGCCATCGTGGGTCAGTCCGGCAGCTTATGCCCCGCCGATAAGAAGCTCTACGCTTTAAGGGATGTGACCGCCACCGTGGACAGCCTGCCTCTTATCGCCGCCAGCATTATGTCCAAAAAGCTTGCCGCCGGGGCGGACGCGATCTTGCTGGACGTGAAGCTGGGCTCCGGGGCCTTTATGAAGACCCTGCCCGAAGCGGTGGAGCTGGCAAAGCTCATGGTGGACACCGGCAATAAAGCCGGACGGCGTACTGCCGCCCTGATAACCGATATGGATATGCCCCTGGGACGGTGCATAGGCAATGCCCTGGAGGTCAGGGAGGCCGTGGAGATACTCCACGGCACGGGGGACAAGCGCCTGACGGAGCTCTGCCTGGAGCTTTCCGCCGGGATGATAGTTCTGGCTGGGCTGGCCGAAACCCGAGAGGACGCGCTCTCTAAGGCCCGTGAAGCCATAAGAACAGGCCGGGCGTTCAAGGTCCTCTGCGATATGGTATCGGCCCAGGGCGGAGATTCCTCCTGCCTTGAAGATACAGGCAAGCTCCCCCTCTCCCCCTGCGGGCTCACGGTCACGGCAGCCGAGTCCGGCTATATCGCCGCCCTGGACGCGGAGGCCTGCGGCCTTGCGGCAATGGAACTTGGCGCGGGCCGGGAGAGCAAGGAGGACGAAATAGACTATGGCGCGGGCATAGAGCTCCTTGCAAATAAAGGCAGCAAGGTGGAGCAGGGCCAGCCCATAGCGAGGCTCTACGCCGGATCCGAGGGCCGGTGCGAGAGGGCGAAGGAGCGTTTCCTCTCGGCCCTCAGCATAGAAAAAGAGGAGCCGGAAGCCCGGCCCCTCATAATAGAGCGGATAGGTATTTAG